Proteins from one Triticum aestivum cultivar Chinese Spring chromosome 7A, IWGSC CS RefSeq v2.1, whole genome shotgun sequence genomic window:
- the LOC123152983 gene encoding uncharacterized protein, which translates to MEKQASPVPLRNVLKIGLLLYMEGVRWTEYFFVPPPSPAHAQSKNKNTPQKKKSYRSSRGDRAAVLRSREDTAGSRAISLAQTYGIAAADVRVTSYLVADEVRDRRRGPSSIFCLGFPASAAASDGAITEPQGRSGLQAACACVESPHSAHRCRGGSPGPPLPLNPMDEAVPRTADAGTTTAARYRNIRVCRIISSMPWNKATCLTSSKQRCRIKRRPKQASSQFRKKNSFLA; encoded by the exons ATGGAGAAACAGGCCTCGCCCGTCCCGCTCAGAAACGTTTTGAAAATTGGTTTGTTGTTGTATATGGAAGGCGTGAGATGGACAGA GTATTTTTTCGTCCCACCCCCCTCCCCAGCCCACGCACAGAGTAAAAATAAaaacaccccgcaaaaaaaaaagtctTATCGATCCTCTCGAGGAGACCGCGCCGCCGTCTTGCGATCTCGAGAAGACACTGCCGGATCTCGTGCGATCTCGCTGGCGCAGACGTACGGCATCGCCGCCGCGGACGTAAGGGTCACGTCATATCTCGTCGCCGACGAGGTACGGGATCGCCGCCGCGGACCTTCCTCAATCTTTTGTCTAGGGttccccgcctccgccgccgcctccgacggCGCCATCACGGAACCTCAGGGCAGGTCAGGTCTCCAAGCAGCTTGTGCTTGTGTGGAGTCGCCGCACTCCGCACACCGCTGCCGTGGCGGATCCCCGGGGCCGCCGCTGCCACTGAACCCCATGGACGAAGCCGTCCCACGAACGGCCGATGCAGGCACCACAACAGCAGCTCGTTACCGA AATATCAGGGTGTGCAGGATCATCTCGTCCATGCCATGGAACAAAGCCACCTGCTTGACGAGCTCCAAACAGAG ATGCAGAATCAAGAGGAGACCTAAACAAGCTTCTTCTCAGTTcagaaaaaaaaactcatttctggCATAA